The Apium graveolens cultivar Ventura chromosome 6, ASM990537v1, whole genome shotgun sequence genome contains a region encoding:
- the LOC141667051 gene encoding protein TIFY 5A-like, whose protein sequence is MRRNCNLELQLVTPSCDDHTVNGQYIFQRQPLIEEVTYGNPRQEQNTRKITIFYNGRVKSCDVTEIQARSIISVASEEIGREKGEAKTPTCSETSSDSCPKAQVMHKQQNTGLTMKRSLQQFLQKRRTRIHATSPYCIP, encoded by the exons ATGAGAAGAAACTGCAACTTGGAACTTCAACTTGTAACCCCTTCATGTGATGATCATACAGTTAATGGACAATATATATTCCAACGCCAACCCTT GATCGAAGAGGTGACATATGGAAATCCTCGGCAGGAGCAGAATACTCGAAAGATAACAATTTTCTACAATGGGAGAGTCAAATCTTGTGATGTTACAGAGATTCAG GCTAGATCCATCATATCAGTTGCAAGTGAAGAAATAGGGAGAGAGAAGGGGGAAGCAAAGACACCAACTTGCTCAGAGACATCTTCAGATTCCTGTCCAAAGGCCCAAGTAATGCATAAGCAGCAAAATACAGGTCTTACTATGAAAAGATCTTTGCAACAATTTCTTCAAAAGCGAAGGACTAGGATCCATGCAACTTCACCTTATTGTATTCCCTAG